A genomic region of Plasmodium falciparum 3D7 genome assembly, chromosome: 11 contains the following coding sequences:
- a CDS encoding replication factor C subunit 5, putative — MWLEKYSPQSIDELTIHKDITERLRKLSRHKDLPHIIFYGAPGGGKSTRINCLIKEIFKDEKIIRRPECITNAENKININVVQSNYHLELQCFELGNKDKIIVQSIIKELCSYKSSASFFSKTPMYRIFVFKDAEFLSEGAQAGLRRTLETYIRNARVILHLEHLSKIIEPLKSRCICIRVPLPSEEEIYSVLQNICKQENVSPSFSTYEYFQTLINTHGRNLRKCIMALEMSVYANSSKPHQSLSVAASYINELCDFVFINPTQIKMKECVTKIQSLITCQIPVNFIFETTIKYLLRGNYDAKLKYYFLKLCSHFSYLSEASYDKSVSLIAFIVNANTAIVKYNLHGK, encoded by the coding sequence ATGTGGCTTGAAAAATATAGCCCGCAAAGTATTGATGAGTTAACAATTCATAAGGATATAACAGAGAGGTTAAGGAAATTAAGTAGACATAAGGATTTGcctcatataatattttatgggGCGCCTGGTGGAGGGAAAAGTACTCGCATTAATTGTTTAATAAAGGAAATATTTAAAGATGAAAAGATTATTAGAAGACCTGAATGTATAACGAAtgcagaaaataaaataaatattaatgtaGTACAAAGTAATTATCATTTAGAATTACAATGTTTTGAACTAGGTAATAAAGATAAGATAATAGTACAAAgtattataaaagaattatgtAGTTATAAATCGAGTGCATCCTTTTTTTCGAAAACACCCATGTATcgtatatttgtatttaagGATGCTGAATTTTTAAGTGAAGGGGCACAAGCAGGTTTAAGAAGAACATTAGaaacatatataagaaatgCAAGAGTTATATTACATTTAGAACATTTATCTAAGATTATTGAACCTTTAAAAAGTAGATGTATTTGTATACGTGTACCACTACCAAGCGAAGAAGAAATTTATTCAGTGTTACAAAATATTTGTAAACAAGAAAATGTATCTCCTTCATTTAgtacatatgaatatttcCAAACATTAATAAATACACATGGTAGAAATTTACGAAAATGTATTATGGCTTTAGAAATGTCAGTATATGCTAACTCTTCTAAACCTCATCAAAGTTTATCAGTAGCTGCttcttatataaatgaattatgtgattttgtatttattaatCCTACACAAATTAAAATGAAAGAGTGTGTAACCAAAATACAAAGTCTTATAACTTGTCAAATACCTgtgaattttatttttgaaacCACCatcaaatatttattaagagGAAATTATGACGCTAaacttaaatattattttctcaAACTTTGTTCCCATTTTTCGTATCTTTCTGAAGCTTCATATGATAAGAGTGTCTCTCTCATAGCTTTTATTGTAAACGCAAATACGGCTATAGtgaaatataatttacatgGAAAATaa
- a CDS encoding acylphosphatase, putative, whose protein sequence is MRFSHIFHSFLLFPQTKYISNRNFLLKNFSSSSKMIHTFDFEVFGKVQGVFFRKYTKLEADKLNIKGYVQNTNVNTVIGRAESNNKETLEKFKNFLTNIGSPSSKIHKCVISNEKVMDNYCSSDFTIRR, encoded by the exons atgagaTTTTCGCATATTTTTCATtcctttcttttatttcctcagacaaaatatatatccaacagaaattttttgttaaaaaatttttcaaGCTCAAGTAAAATGATACATACCTTCGATTTTGAGGTTTTTGGAAAAGTACAAG GTGTTTTTTTTCGAAAATATACCAAGTTGGAAGCTGATAAATTAAACATAAAAGGTTATGTTCAGAATACTAATGTAAATACTGTTATAGGTAGAGCTGAGAGTAATAACAAAGAAACGTTGGAGAAGTTTAAAAACTTTTTGACGAATATTGGTAGCCCTTCTTCAAAAATTCATAAATGTGTTATAAGTAATGAGAAGGTCATGGACAATTACTGCAGTTCTGATTTTACCATAAGgagataa
- a CDS encoding endonuclease/exonuclease/phosphatase family protein, putative, with product MYDNSEKNINIKVNNKKESGFNKNCKVHDNKPQLIINAKSEFNLKDENMNNISQPKKTLGNKFRSRSDAPFSRNIIKDNFDRDNYQNHQMASNDIKICKEENETQQSNVKRHTVGINLYTTTANNNNNNNNNSNNNNKPFNKFEKKKVLGYNYFTNRQKKILNQEDNNIIKNVPISIYVGTWNCEYFDFSKEYDCDKKRYSINHLNKNTQNDIYSMKLNERFSLRSLTPLVCMETGDKTIQEKELHTNNKNHVISLNNNTSVNNNQKYYIHNQKKEINNLSSTDTADVKSNSNDLNFYDISKINKDKNIDNFNIRNNNINDMIPKKVDNHSSNNQYYKEINLTRNDKSQLDNIKSKEYNILQVPKNYSDDQFSEGSSNESTKLSNNYTGNIKNQNAEQICNITNIKKKFFQTCKPTDTLIFSHWIQPYYDIYVICLQESISDNIINCLSMYLKEINQETYLFLPLADYKLSGYGDGAFLQMKSTTIAAWVRKSKLHPRGPVKLCASKSIAFNKLNNSKGCVSILLNIFNQFVLFIGCHMPAKDQEIRQKSREFILTKLSEYFSNKSTSNFKDVFHHVIWMGDFNFRVHGIHIEKVIHYLKTDNLKELLKHDEGHSAYSYDLSISFQELPINFLPTYKKNGNRPIINRSDTEWVQKEYKLIHNIKWYKGGKQETRIPSWTDRIFKWSCEKTKNCLVFVPNSYLSPIPEEKSIIMSSDHNPVSCCFQMFKMKNDEDIPLTKSVWKF from the exons ATGTATGATAAttctgaaaaaaatataaatataaaagttaataataaaaaagaatctGGATTCAATAAAAATTGCAAAGTCCATGATAATAAACCACAGCTAATTATAAATGCGAAAAGCGAATTTAATTTAAAGgatgaaaatatgaataatattagtCAACCTAAAAAAACACTCGGCAATAAATTCAGAAGTAGAAGTGATGCACCTTTTAGTAggaatattattaaagaTAATTTTGATAGGGATAATTATCAAAATCATCAAATGGCTAGTAAcgatattaaaatatgtaaggaagaaaatgaaaCACAACAATCTAATGTAAAAAGACATACTGTGggtattaatttatatacaacTACTgctaacaataataataataataataataatagcaataataacaataaaccttttaataaatttgaaaaaaaaaaagttttaggatacaattattttacaaatagacagaagaaaatattaaatcaagaagataataacattattaaaaatgtacctataagtatatatgtaGGTACATGGAATTGTGAATATTTTGATTTCTCTAAAGAATATGATTGtgataaaaaaagatattctATAAACCATTTAAATAAGAATACACAAAATGATATTTACTCTATGAAATTAAATGAAAGATTTTCTTTACGTTCTTTAACACCTTTGGTGTGTATGGAAACGGGAGATAAAACTATtcaagaaaaagaattacatacaaataataaaaaccaCGTCATTTctcttaataataatacctctgttaataataatcaaaaatattacattcataaccaaaaaaaagaaattaataatttatcttcTACCGACACAGCTGATGTAAAATCTAATTCTAACGATcttaatttttatgatatttcTAAAATTAACaaggataaaaatatagataattttaatattagaaataataatataaatgacaTGATACCTAAAAAGGTGGATAACCACTCTTCTAATAACCAATATTATAAGGAAATAAATTTAACAAGAAATGATAAAAGTCAGCTTGATAATATCAAATCAAAAGaatacaatatattacaAGTTCCAAAAAACTACAGCGACGATCAATTCAGTGAAGGTTCCTCAAACGAATCTACAAAATTATCAAATAATTATAcaggaaatataaaaaatcaaaacGCTGAACAAATTtgtaatataacaaatataaaaaagaaattttttcAAACATGTAAACCTACAGatacattaatattttctcaCTGGATACAAccatattatgatatatatgtaatatgttTACAAGAATCCATAtctgataatataataaactgCTTATCTatgtatttaaaagaaataaatcaAGAAacctatttatttttaccatTAGCAGACTACAAATTATCTGGATATGGTGATGGAGCTTTTTTACAAATGAAATCCACAACTATTGCTGCGTGGGTAAGGAAATCAAAATTACATCCAAGAGGACCTGTCAAATTGTGTGCATCAAAATCTATagcttttaataaattaaataatagtaaAGGTTGTGTCtccattttattaaatatattcaatcAATTTGTTTTATTCATTGGGTGTCATATGCCAGCAAAGGATCAAGAAATTAGACAAAAATCAAGAGAATTTATATTGACCAAACTAAGTGAATACTTCAGTAATAAAAGTACCTCAAATTTTAAGGATGTTTTTCATCATGTTATTTGGATGGGAGATTTTAATTTCAGGGTTCATGGAATACATATAGAAAAGGTAATTCATTATTTGAAAACGGATAATCTGAAAGAGTTACTTAAGCATGATGAAGGACATTCGGCATATTCTTATGACTTGTCTATAAGTTTTCAAGAGTTACCTATTAACTTTCTAccaacatataaaaaaaatggaaacaGACCAATCATTAATAGGAGTGACACTGAATGGGTTCAGAAGGAATACAAACTTATACACAATATAAAATGGTACAAAGGTGGAAAGCAGGAAACTAGAATACCATCT TGGACAGATCGCATTTTTAAATGGTCATGTGAGAAGACAAAAAACTGTTTGGTGTTTGTTCCTAATTCTTATCTATCACCAATACCTGAAGAAAAAA GTATAATAATGTCTAGTGATCACAATCCAGTTTCCTGTTGTTTTCAGATgtttaaaatgaaaaatgatgAGGACATACCATTAACAAAA AGCGTATGGAAATTTTAA
- a CDS encoding ES2 protein, putative, translating to MSDTSSIKITRDEDIGYAEKKNKEDYPLNKKKKGNNNNNKNKRDKHNQCDDKKYELANVNNKTSLSVVENKKNEKILIYENNDIVEYDYNYFFDEQKNNKHVVLQEEDYLSTLEHLIEKKFFPEMENLRLKEDMYKSNLLKKNNINDSSVNKFNSDVESYHFSNNMDNTSDHFKYIKKKKKKKDPYGNNYNDEYVDSQSESSSGYNKKENIKSNNSNNKNNMELLKYFEEDENYSLVNYVHSDQEYIKEKKKKKYKKVILPNGKEHKINLNISLSEFQKRYTSEDNKSFEYLLRNMKNKSIEKNFFSIDKRKKHNLKMDMIEEYTKKGIPHNIINTNKADEQDYAMMFSSSYKISNVESMKNDNPTIYYHNTRFNNEYNNDIKRQINRIDDIREQKILNKEKDRKQQQMIEQGKFNLLKNNDNYEYVNTPLIQAGKGVDQSPIITWGKIICTPKLVHGQKDDDDKSIHNNNDYNYNYNYNNELDNSHDPESIQKEFNLQKINNRELVAEKLQNSRKNIKYNKDILKKKNINFLINKNFTSHISSSSFKNSVLSRYSQKRLSELARKSSLASQILTKKKK from the coding sequence ATGAGCGACACTTCATCCATAAAAATTACGAGGGATGAAGATATTGGATATGCAGAGAAAAAGAATAAGGAGGATTATCCACtaaataagaagaaaaaaggaaataataataataataaaaataaaagagatAAACATAACCAatgtgatgataaaaaatatgaactcgcaaatgtgaataataaaacatcATTAAGTGttgtagaaaataaaaagaacgaaaaaattcttatatatgaaaataacgATATTGTAGAGTATGATTACAATTACTTTTTTGATGAGCAGAAGAATAATAAGCATGTCGTATTACAAGAAGAAGATTATTTAAGTACCCTAGAACATTTAATTGAGAAGAAGTTTTTCCCTGAAATGGAAAACTTAAGGTTGAAAGAAGATATGTACAAAAGTaatctattaaaaaaaaataatataaatgattcaAGTGTTAACAAATTTAACAGCGATGTTGAATCTTATCatttttctaataatatggaCAATACTAGTGatcattttaaatatataaaaaaaaaaaaaaaaaaaaaagatccATATGGAAACAATTATAATGACGAATATGTAGATAGCCAAAGTGAAAGTAGCAGTggatataacaaaaaagaaaatataaaaagtaataatagtaataataaaaataatatggaattgttaaaatattttgagGAAGATGAAAATTATAGCTTAGTGAATTATGTTCATAGTGATCAAGAATacattaaagaaaaaaaaaaaaaaaagtataaaaaagTTATATTACCAAATGGGAAAGAACATAAAatcaatttaaatataagcTTAAGTGAATTTCAAAAAAGATATACATCTGAAGATAATAAATCatttgaatatttattaagaaatatgaaaaataaaagtattgagaaaaactttttttctattgataaaagaaagaaacataatttaaaaatggaTATGATAGaggaatatacaaaaaaaggTATAccacataatataataaatacaaataaagcTGATGAACAAGATTATGCTATGATGTTTTCTTCCAGCTATAAAATAAGTAATGTCGAGTCCATGAAAAATGATAATCCCaccatatattatcataacaCACGATTTAATAATGAATACAAcaatgatataaaaagacAAATTAATCGTATTGATGATATTCgagaacaaaaaatattaaacaaagaaaaagatCGAAAACAACAACAAATGATTGAGCAAggaaaatttaatttattaaaaaataatgataactaTGAATATGTAAACACACCTTTAATACAAGCAGGAAAAGGTGTTGATCAAAGTCCAATAATAACATGGGGGAAAATTATTTGTACACCTAAATTGGTACACGGTCaaaaagatgatgatgataaaagtattcataataataatgattataattataattataattacaataatGAACTTGACAATAGTCATGATCCAGAATCTATACAAAAAGAATttaatttacaaaaaattaataatcgAGAATTAGTTGCTGAAAAACTACAAAATAGTAGGAAaaacattaaatataataaagatattttaaaaaaaaaaaatatcaattttttaataaataaaaatttcacTTCTCatatttcatcatcatcattcaAAAATTCTGTTCTCTCAAGGTATAGTCAAAAAAGATTAAGTGAGCTAGCTAGAAAATCATCACTAGCATCACAAATACTtacgaaaaagaaaaaataa
- a CDS encoding tRNA m5C-methyltransferase, putative, which translates to MKCIGRVGYLLNLKKEYGERADMLLKRLEEDKMIQGGFITDFIQTDYINITKILLYMMKNNKVITCFDGLYVDKEYQKYFVLYENDIFNIYEMNKTNNIKDETSNKMNSNVGYNYITNDDKIKNNIHNDMTKNDTTNVVDDHLNVINDINYNNNEKNSSYNNIINNIHDKNVYYKKINIQESELLNINDIIKYDGSIENVEKIIYYLNPCSILCAYFLDIKQNEHVLDMCASPGGKSLYIVNKLFGYNISPLNRIKNVEIIYPDAVNNDKDNINNEDNNINNKHNNNNDDNNINNNHHNNHHNNHHNNHHNNHHNNHHNNHHNNRNIYNYDHIYNNAKNFGVQIDCCMDVVNYNKINRNGFLVINEYNKVRYERLKKVLDKYIPSDLINRSSNIHVTNYNGLNINSFLRFPKFHKILLDVPCSTDEHLIKQGTKELNKWSIHVIKNNSDIQLQLLINAFTLLHTGGVIIYSTCALSYLENDYVIEKFLKKYKNNIQIIDFIHEEYQTKISQYLSNYVNNKRNHNHNIDNLHKNQSYQYINHLKENTLFLKFFEKTRYGYISLPDRSPFGILYICKIKKI; encoded by the coding sequence atgaaatgcATTGGTAGAGTAGGTTACCTTTTaaacttaaaaaaagaatatggaGAACGTGCTGATATGCTACTAAAAAGGTTAGAGGAAGATAAAATGATACAAGGAGGATTTATAACCGATTTTATACAAACAGATTATATTAACATTacgaaaatattattatatatgatgaaaaataataaagtgaTAACATGTTTTGACGGTTTATATGTAGATAAAGaatatcaaaaatattttgttttatatgaaaatgatatatttaatatatatgaaatgaataagacaaataatataaaggatGAAACtagtaataaaatgaatagtAATGTtggatataattatataacaaatgatgataaaattaaaaataatatacataatgatATGACAAAAAATGATACGACAAATGTTGTGGATGATCATTTAAATGTTATAAatgatattaattataataataacgaaaaaaatagttcttataataatattattaataatatacatgataaaaatgtatattataaaaaaataaatatccaAGAATCTGagttattaaatataaacgatataataaaatatgatggATCTATTGAAAATGTAGAAaaaatcatttattatttaaatccaTGTTCAATATTGTGTGCCTATTTTCTTGAtattaaacaaaatgaacATGTTTTAGATATGTGTGCTTCTCCAGGGGGGAAGTCTTTATATATAGTCAATAAATTATTtggttataatatatctcCTCTGAAcagaataaaaaatgtagaaataatatatcctgATGCggtaaataatgataaagataatatcaataatgaggataataatatcaataataaacataataacaataatgatgataataatatcaataataatcatcataataatcatcataataatcatcataataatcatcacaataatcatcataataatcatcataataatcatcataataatcgtaatatttataattatgaccatatttataataatgcgAAAAATTTCGGTGTACAAATTGATTGTTGTATGGATGTAGtaaattataacaaaataaatagaaaTGGTTTTCTTGTAATTAATGAATACAATAAAGTAAGATATGAACGCTTAAAAAAAGTActagataaatatattcctAGCGATTTAATAAATAGATCTAGTAATATACATGTAACAAATTATAATggtttaaatattaattcatttttgaGATTTCCAAAATTTCACAAAATTTTATTAGATGTACCATGTTCTACTGATGAACATTTAATTAAACAAGGAACAAAGGAATTAAATAAATGGTCTATTcatgttattaaaaataattcagaTATACAATTACAATTACTTATTAATGCTTTTACTCTACTACATACAGGTGGTGTTATTATCTATTCCACATGTGCTTTGTCATATCTTGAAAATGATTATGTTATTGAAaaatttcttaaaaaatataaaaacaatattcAAATTATAGATTTTATACACGAAGAGTATCAAACGAAAATATCACAATATCTCTcaaattatgtaaataacAAAAGGAatcataatcataatatagataatctTCATAAGAATCAATCATaccaatatataaatcatctTAAGGAAAATACATTGTTTTTGAAGttttttgaaaaaacaaGGTATGGATATATTTCCTTACCCGATCGATCACCCTTTggtatattgtatatatgtaaaattaaaaaaatttaa
- a CDS encoding actin-like protein, putative: MENKTIVIDNGSGYIKAGINSSEEPTIVFPTIVGIEKNDETKRIYTGDEAFFHESNLNIYRPIDHGHISDWDKAQKVWDYTLNCVDPSKSIKDILLTEPPLCSISHRKKMGEIFFEYFDTLNLNLSVSGLMSLYASGLTTGLVLDIGEGVTQCLPVFDGYIEKNSIIRSDFGGEELSMFLQKLICDIGYSMTTTKSLEYVKNIKETICFCSLNPSEDQLRNDLAATYTLPDGDVLRDGYDSIEIAHERFYVAEALFNPQLCHRDNLSIIDIIWKSILSCPMENRKILSSSIVLSGGSSLFPNLVERIETEVRNNAPESARSMVKVHALENRAIMAWCGAQIFSQAELRESQTGIWISKEEYEEIGSNIFLTKASLKLT; this comes from the exons atggagAACAAGACAATAGTAATTGATAACGGTTcag gATATATAAAGGCGGGAATAAATTCAAGTGAAGAACCAACCATTGTGTTCCCAACTATAGTAGGGATTGAAAAGAACGACGAAACTAAAAGGATATATACAGGTGATGAAGCATTTTTTCATGAATcgaatttaaatatttatcgTCCTATTGATCATGGACATATAAGTGATTGGGATAAAGCTCAAAAGGTTTGGGATTATACATTAAATTGTGTAGATCCTAGTAAGAGTATAAAAGACATATTATTAACAGAACCTCCTTTATGTTCTATATCTCATCGAAAAAAAATGggagaaatattttttgaatattttgatACTTTGAATCTTAATTTATCTGTTTCTGGATTAATGTCTTTATATGCATCTGGATTAACTACTGGTCTTGTTTTAGATATAGGAGAAGGTGTTACTCAATGCTTACCAGTTTTTGATGgttatattgaaaaaaactCTATTATTCGTTCAGATTTCGGTGGAGAAGAATTAAGTATGTTTTTGCAAAAACTTATATGTGATATCGGTTATAGTATGACAACAACAAAGAGTTTagaatatgtaaaaaatattaaagaaacCATATGCTTTTGTTCTTTAAACCCATCAGAAGATCAATTAAGAAATGATTTAGCAGCAACCTATACATTACCTGATGGAGACGTTCTAAGAGATGGATATGATTCCATAGAAATAGCCCATGAACGTTTTTATGTTGCTGAAGCTTTATTTAATCCACAACTATGTCATAGAGATAATCTAAGTATTATTGATATCATTTGGAAATCTATTTTATCATGTCCAATggaaaatagaaaaatattatctagCTCTATAGTACTTTCAGGAGGTTCTAGTTTATTTCCCAATCTAGTTGAGCGTATAGAAACAGAAGTAAGAAATAATGCCCCTGAAAGTGCCCGTTCGATGGTCAAg GTTCATGCTCTTGAGAACAGAGCTATTATGGCCTGGTGTGGAGCACAAATTTTTTCCCAGGCTGAATTGAGAGAATCACAAACAGGAATATGGATATCAAAAGAAGAGTATGAAGAAATAGGATCCaacatttttttaacaaag gcATCTCTAAAACTTACTTAA
- a CDS encoding protein transport protein BOS1, putative, with amino-acid sequence MNKKYEPILDNELLSSNNENENFVNSKKKDNENDKIQDTSLNNIYGKIVKIRKELEKSYNLFYSYNLIVSNNKEHDPNSPYNNVYARSDIININNNTKNNLTLNKINALTNSFYMNVQTLKNTYSFINTNNVNNKIINNDNIIWERRIETLSNEANSYIKTLDNIYKTNLKQSEMKNNKKSNYTKSNKRHDGDDAINYLHKENEILKQVEDHLNIFHVQGMNTLNMLRKQNKFLKNVRKKVIDMYNYVGLSSSLVDTIKKAHKQNLIIVIVGIILSLIFFYVIYSYFKR; translated from the coding sequence atgaataaaaagtATGAACCAATATTAGATAATGAATTGTTATCATCAAATAATGAGAATGAAAATTTTGTAAACAgcaaaaaaaaggataatgaAAATGACAAGATTCAAGACACtagtttaaataatatatatggaaagatagtaaaaataagaaaggaGTTAgaaaaatcatataatttattttattcgtataatttaattgtatcaaataataaagaacatGATCCTAATTCTCCATATAATAATGTGTATGCAAGAAgtgatattataaatataaataataataccaaaaataatttgacattaaataaaataaatgccTTAAcaaattcattttatatgaatgttcagactttaaaaaatacttattcatttattaatacaaataatgtaaacaataaaattataaataatgataatatcaTATGGGAAAGAAGAATAGAAACATTGTCAAATGAAGCaaattcttatataaaaactttagacaatatttataaaactaATTTAAAACAATctgaaatgaaaaataataaaaagtctAACTATacaaaaagtaataaaagacatgatggtgatgatgctataaattatttacataaagaaaatgaaattttAAAACAGGTAGAAgatcatttaaatatatttcatgttCAAGGAATGAACACTTTAAATATGTtaagaaaacaaaataaatttttaaaaaacgtTCGTAAAAAAGTAATagatatgtataattatgtaGGTTTGTCATCATCCTTAGTAGATACCATAAAAAAAGCTCATAaacaaaatttaattattgtCATTGTAGGAATAATATTAAgtttgatatttttttatgtcatATATTCTTACTTTAAGAGATGA
- a CDS encoding peptidyl-prolyl cis-trans isomerase, putative yields the protein MGVKTSEDVYNFVKDSIKIKEELDNQKKVKKSERKICELKKKPSKYELDYSKFEECINDIENEEKEERHREEHKHDFINNKNPCSHDHSKERQLYEKSTKEKINASNLFNEEGKKAFYEKNYKLACVYFRKGLIQLDYSFPDTNEEEKEQRKLEINLHLNMALTKFHMSKFYECISECSTVLNIDKDNIKAYYRKGQAYMSLDLYDDAKREFLKVLEINPNDNNTKKSLIVLRQKIIIYNKKKKLVCAKFFSSNEKDTSINEKEKYINDKSSVEKNELNMMNRNINKNNIINNNNTIDNNKNRIHINENKNNFFIYISNIFKKCSNFFVLNKMFLYIYISFSLFFCIVLLHFYYL from the exons ATGGGTGTGAAAACATCAGAAGATGTATATAACTTTGTAAAAGatagtataaaaataaaagaagaattagATAATCAGAAGAAGGTTAAAAAATCAGAGAGAAAAATATGTGAGTTGAAAAAGAAACCATCAAAATATGAACTAGATTATAGTAAGTTTGAAGAATGTATAAATGATATTGagaatgaagaaaaagaagaaagacATAGAGAAGAACATAAACatgattttataaataataaaaacccATGTTCTCATGACCATTCAAAAGAAAGacaattatatgaaaaatcaacaaaagaaaaaattaatgcttcaaatttatttaatgaagaaggaaaaaaagccttttatgaaaaaaattataaacttGCTTGTGTTTATTTTCGTAAAGGATTAATACAATTAGATTATAGTTTTCCAGATACAAATGAGGAAGAAAAGGAACAAAGAAAACTAGAAATTAATTTACATCTAAATATGGCTCTAACCAAATTTCACATGTCAAAGTTTTATGAATGTATAAGTGAATGCTCAACG GTTTTAAATATAGATAAAGATAACATAAAAGCATATTACAGGAAGGGGCAAGCTTATATGAGCCTCGATTTATATGACGATGCAAAAAGAGAATTCTTGAAAGTACTAGAAATAAAtccaaatgataataatacaaaaaaatcgCTAATTGTTTTAagacaaaaaattataatttacaataaaaaaaaaaaattagtgtgtgctaaatttttttcatctaaCGAAAAGGATACAagtataaatgaaaaagaaaaatatataaatgacaAATCTTCTgtggaaaaaaatgaacttaATATGATGAAtcgaaatataaataaaaataatataataaataataataatacgatagataataataaaaatcgtatacatataaatgaaaataaaaataatttttttatatatatttcaaacatttttaaaaaatgttcaAATTTTTTTGTACTCAATAAAATGttcctatatatttatatttctttttcattattcttTTGCATcgttcttcttcatttttattatttataa